From the Budorcas taxicolor isolate Tak-1 chromosome 1, Takin1.1, whole genome shotgun sequence genome, one window contains:
- the RARRES1 gene encoding retinoic acid receptor responder protein 1, with amino-acid sequence MQLRRQPLSAPRPGHTRPAAQRLAVPLLLLLALQGAAASGEPEDSGWLQDAEPSSRLLSQAARAALHFFNFRAASPSALQVLANVLDGRAWVNQKKEYKFDLVFTTEFYRAEEGEKRLGTCSAQVFFRNDKPRPAINVTCTQLIKKERRQEEDYQLYKLMKQLKSPLNAVRIPDSHGYIAPSLRPIWNLAFLGSSYVMWQKTTPFLHYFMSQISSVKQWKTNDDAIDFDYTVLLHEFSTQEIIPCRIHLVWYPGKPLKVKYHCQERQTPEEGSGTEEGSAVALTELSNF; translated from the exons ATGCAGCTCCGCAGGCAACCGCTTTCCGCTCCCCGGCCGGGGCACACGCGCCCCGCGGCCCAGCGGCTCGCGGTACCGCTGCTACTGCTGCTCGCCCTCCAGGGGGCGGCGGCGTCCGGGGAGCCCGAGGACTCCGGGTGGCTCCAGGACGCGGAGCCCTCGAGCCGGCTCCTCTCGCAGGCGGCGCGCGCGGCGCTGCACTTCTTCAACTTCCGCGCCGCCTCGCCCAGCGCCCTGCAGGTGCTGGCGAATGTGCTGGACGGCCGCGCGTGG GTTAATCAGAAGAAGGAATATAAATTTGACTTGGTGTTTACCACAGAATTCTACAGAGCAGAG GAAGGTGAGAAACGTCTGGGAACATGTTCTGCTCAAGTATTTTTCAGGAATGATAAACCCAGACCAGCCATTAATGTGACATGTACTCAGCTCATTaagaaggagaggagacaggaagagGATTACCAGCTCTACAAGCTCATGAAGCAGCTTAAAAGCCCCTTGAACGCAGTCAGGATTCCTG aCAGTCATGGATATATTGCTCCATCCCTGAGACCCATCTGGAACCTAGCTTTTCTGGGCAGCTCTTACGTGATGTGGCAAAAGACAACGCCGTTTCTACACTACTTCATGTCACAGATTAGCAGTGTCAAGCAGTGG aaaACAAATGATGATGCAATTGATTTTGATTATACTGTTCTACTCCATGAATTCTCAACACAG GAAATTATTCCCTGCCGTATTCACCTGGTCTGGTACCCCGGCAAACCACTGAAAGTGAAGTACCACTGTCAAGAGCGACAGACACCAGAAGAAGGCTCTGGAACTGAAGAAGGATCGGCTGTGGCACTGACGGAGCTTAGTAATTTCTGA